One Coprococcus phoceensis DNA window includes the following coding sequences:
- a CDS encoding XRE family transcriptional regulator: protein MNDIKFIETLKQKRNACDYSQSRLAQELQISRQNLNEIENGKTKASKEMKHILLHYLDYCNCTQPFTLTIDYLRVRFPTTDALEIIKNVLAMKSEYFIHEDYGMYGYEEQYVYGDISVNASKDSSMGVLLELRGMGCRNLEYVLQARGIDWYYFLRCCIDYQGVFKRIDLAVNDMGGLLDIEILRERYYANKVWKRSRTHEAVDSGKLSGTHGDTAKTFYIGSKNSSIYFCLYEKEKEQKSKGIKTNIKNRFEIRLKNGKAEQTIEQLVFTRNPEQTIASLILTQIDFPDYILWDIFLDNVTTSLPFIMTPVAVNMEKTKRWLERQVMPSLLMIKEIEKKTGANYLEEIDRHTRLTEKQELKIKQMTTDIADMIEKDTAVPQGNDGIF from the coding sequence ATGAATGATATAAAATTTATTGAAACATTAAAGCAAAAGAGAAATGCCTGTGATTACTCGCAATCACGACTGGCACAGGAACTACAAATCAGCAGGCAGAACTTAAATGAAATTGAAAACGGAAAAACAAAAGCCAGTAAAGAAATGAAACATATACTTTTGCATTATCTTGATTATTGTAATTGTACTCAGCCTTTCACTTTAACGATTGACTACCTGCGTGTTCGTTTTCCCACCACAGACGCATTGGAAATTATAAAAAATGTACTGGCAATGAAGAGCGAATATTTTATCCATGAAGATTACGGAATGTATGGCTATGAAGAACAGTATGTCTATGGGGATATTAGTGTAAATGCTTCTAAAGATAGTTCTATGGGTGTTTTATTGGAATTAAGAGGTATGGGGTGTCGGAACTTGGAATATGTTTTACAGGCAAGAGGGATAGACTGGTATTACTTTTTAAGATGTTGTATAGATTATCAAGGTGTTTTTAAACGCATAGATTTAGCGGTCAATGATATGGGCGGACTGCTGGATATAGAAATTCTAAGGGAACGCTATTATGCCAACAAGGTATGGAAACGTTCAAGAACCCATGAAGCAGTAGACAGCGGGAAATTATCGGGTACACATGGAGATACTGCAAAAACCTTTTATATCGGTTCAAAGAATAGTTCCATCTACTTTTGCCTGTATGAAAAAGAAAAGGAACAAAAAAGCAAAGGTATAAAAACAAACATTAAGAACCGCTTTGAAATTCGTTTAAAAAATGGAAAAGCAGAACAAACGATAGAACAACTTGTTTTTACAAGAAATCCCGAACAGACCATAGCAAGCCTTATCCTCACACAGATAGATTTTCCCGATTATATTTTATGGGATATATTTTTAGATAATGTAACGACCTCACTTCCGTTTATTATGACGCCTGTTGCTGTCAATATGGAGAAAACAAAACGCTGGTTAGAAAGACAGGTCATGCCCTCTTTATTGATGATAAAAGAGATTGAAAAGAAAACAGGAGCAAATTATCTGGAAGAAATCGACAGACATACAAGACTAACAGAAAAGCAGGAATTAAAAATTAAACAAATGACAACAGACATAGCAGATATGATTGAGAAAGATACCGCTGTTCCACAAGGGAATGACGGTATTTTTTAA
- a CDS encoding YdcP family protein gives MEMKYVVPDMAQSFGTLEFAGESDHVFDRDKDNRRFFARRSYNLYSDVQRGENVVVEIPVQAGEKHFKYEQKVKLVNPKLYGRGYAIGDMGHTDYVLVADDIVAVEEK, from the coding sequence ATGGAAATGAAATATGTCGTGCCAGATATGGCACAGTCTTTTGGAACTCTTGAATTTGCAGGCGAAAGCGACCATGTTTTTGACAGAGATAAAGATAACCGCAGATTTTTCGCAAGAAGAAGCTACAACCTTTATTCAGATGTGCAGAGAGGGGAAAATGTTGTGGTAGAAATTCCCGTGCAGGCTGGCGAAAAGCATTTCAAGTATGAGCAGAAAGTAAAACTTGTCAATCCGAAGTTATACGGCAGAGGTTACGCAATCGGGGATATGGGACATACCGATTATGTGCTAGTTGCTGATGATATTGTAGCAGTTGAAGAAAAGTAA
- a CDS encoding tRNA wybutosine-synthesizing protein 3-like protein, producing the protein MTKAVELLRKDFYRKGVCVIADIVKTRQEKTNNKRGIDNRGKTKIVIKEHFSEKGKTMGELLTDVMLEKAKQTIA; encoded by the coding sequence ATGACAAAAGCCGTTGAATTGCTTAGAAAAGATTTTTACAGAAAGGGGGTATGTGTTATTGCTGATATTGTAAAAACAAGGCAGGAAAAGACAAATAATAAGCGTGGCATTGACAACAGAGGAAAAACAAAGATTGTTATAAAAGAGCATTTTTCCGAAAAGGGAAAGACAATGGGAGAACTTCTGACAGATGTTATGCTGGAAAAAGCAAAGCAGACAATCGCATAA
- a CDS encoding YdcP family protein, with protein MRLSNGFVIDREKTFGELKFTAVRDVFLQNEDGTPSTQLKKRIYDLKCSLHGGIIPVSVSPEVPLREFPYNAVVELVNPVADTVSRKTYTGADVDWYVKAEDIVLKNKSNQNAGNTQNHTPQGQPKK; from the coding sequence ATGAGATTATCAAACGGGTTTGTTATTGACAGAGAGAAAACATTTGGAGAATTAAAGTTTACAGCGGTGCGTGATGTGTTCTTGCAGAATGAGGACGGGACACCGAGTACCCAGCTTAAAAAGCGTATTTATGATTTGAAGTGCAGTCTGCATGGTGGAATTATCCCCGTGTCCGTATCGCCAGAAGTGCCGTTAAGGGAATTTCCGTACAATGCAGTTGTGGAGCTTGTCAATCCCGTAGCCGATACGGTATCAAGAAAAACCTATACGGGTGCAGATGTGGACTGGTATGTAAAGGCAGAGGATATTGTATTGAAGAATAAAAGCAACCAGAACGCAGGCAATACACAGAACCATACACCGCAGGGACAACCGAAAAAATAG
- a CDS encoding SrtB-anchored collagen-binding adhesin: MKKMLKRLCTGFLALATVVTALPTTPVHAESKQYWTESKERVGIVEKVMNDGSIGSTFNEGHLTVEGEDAYCIDINTDFRNGYKTRADVSTRMSADQISDVALSIEYVKQYTDSHSGISNNHAYLLRQLVVWQRLSVHLGWQCDNVRASYDEIPKATQDEVFSGAKAFVKENKGRYECGGYIYSGEGQELGQFWAKLNVGNATLQKTSSNTGITDGNENYSIAGATYGVFADKDCTKQLATLTTDKNGNTDVVEVKAGTIYIKELSAPAGYKVDKTVYSLKVEAGKTATLKVSDTPKVTDTLIELFKIDMETQKNNPQGNASLAGAEFTWKYYAGFYNKDNLPAEATRTWVTKTIAETDSDGTAHYITKLADAYKVSGDSFYMQDSKAVLPLGTLTVEETKAPNGYLLEGAYMQAGDKSEQIKGLYVTQITEDGDLAVLSGSNQFSVSDKVIRGGVKIQKRDLETGDTKPQGSATLKDTAFDIISLNDNAVLVEGKFYKKNEVVKTIHTDLEGVASTSADLLPYGKFRIVESEAPDGYLTDGAKPIDFAITENGKIVDLTDEAHSIYNQIKRGDIEGVKIGAGTHKRLADVPFRITSKTTGESHVVVTDDNGQFSTSAEWTSHKHNTNAGKTSEDGVWFGTSEADDSKGALPYDTYIIEEMRCDSNKGFELIPPFEIVVSRNNLVIDLGTLTDEYEKEISIHTTATSKDSEKTILAGKEVTIVDTVKLDGLTKGTKYQLKGWQMLKEENAELIIDGKRVENDYTFIADDEEMKVEISYTFNASELGGKNLVTFEELYDLSNPDEPVKVAEHKDIEDDGQTVLITERIIKIHTTATDKDGNKEIEAGKDVTIIDTVTLEGLEVGTQYKLVGWQMLKEENAELLINGKRVESDYTFTADSETMKAEVAFTFDATSFDGKQLVTFEELYDFSNPDEPKKVTEHKDIEDEGQTITFKEKPEEPEEPEKPETPQTPEKPSRPNDSPKTGDTTNVMAFLVMLLTSAGGLAGTYLYKRRKMKKS; encoded by the coding sequence ATGAAAAAGATGTTAAAACGATTGTGTACGGGCTTCTTAGCTCTTGCAACTGTCGTTACTGCTTTACCGACGACACCCGTCCATGCAGAAAGCAAGCAATACTGGACGGAGTCAAAGGAGCGTGTCGGTATCGTTGAAAAAGTAATGAATGACGGTTCGATTGGTTCTACTTTTAACGAGGGGCATTTGACCGTTGAGGGCGAGGACGCTTACTGTATCGACATTAACACAGATTTTAGAAACGGCTACAAAACCAGAGCTGACGTAAGCACCCGTATGAGTGCCGACCAGATAAGCGACGTTGCCTTATCTATCGAATATGTAAAACAGTACACAGACAGCCACAGCGGAATAAGCAACAATCACGCCTACCTTTTAAGACAGCTTGTTGTCTGGCAGAGATTGAGCGTACATCTTGGCTGGCAATGTGATAACGTGCGAGCTTCTTATGATGAAATTCCAAAGGCAACGCAGGACGAAGTTTTCTCTGGTGCGAAAGCCTTTGTCAAAGAGAATAAAGGACGCTATGAATGTGGCGGTTATATCTACTCTGGCGAGGGGCAGGAATTAGGGCAATTCTGGGCGAAGTTGAATGTCGGAAATGCTACACTTCAAAAGACTTCCAGTAATACCGGCATTACAGACGGTAACGAAAATTACTCTATTGCTGGTGCAACATACGGTGTCTTTGCTGATAAGGACTGCACAAAACAGCTTGCCACCCTTACGACTGATAAAAACGGAAATACAGATGTTGTAGAGGTAAAAGCAGGCACAATCTATATCAAGGAATTATCCGCACCAGCAGGATATAAGGTAGATAAAACTGTATATTCCTTAAAGGTTGAAGCTGGAAAGACAGCGACTTTGAAAGTATCTGATACGCCAAAAGTAACGGACACTTTGATTGAACTTTTCAAGATTGACATGGAAACACAGAAAAACAATCCGCAAGGGAACGCTTCTCTAGCAGGCGCGGAATTTACATGGAAGTATTATGCTGGCTTCTATAATAAAGACAATCTTCCTGCCGAAGCTACTCGTACATGGGTTACAAAGACAATCGCTGAAACAGACAGCGACGGGACAGCCCACTACATTACAAAATTAGCGGACGCATACAAGGTATCTGGCGACAGCTTCTATATGCAGGACAGCAAAGCGGTTCTTCCACTTGGGACGCTAACCGTAGAAGAAACAAAAGCTCCAAACGGCTACTTGTTAGAGGGAGCATATATGCAGGCTGGCGATAAGTCCGAACAGATTAAGGGCTTATATGTAACACAGATTACCGAGGACGGCGACCTTGCCGTACTATCTGGAAGTAACCAGTTTTCCGTATCAGACAAGGTTATCCGTGGCGGTGTGAAAATTCAGAAACGAGATTTAGAAACGGGCGATACCAAACCACAAGGAAGTGCCACTTTGAAAGATACTGCCTTTGACATTATTTCCCTAAATGATAATGCGGTATTGGTTGAGGGCAAGTTCTACAAGAAAAATGAAGTGGTAAAAACAATCCATACAGACCTTGAGGGTGTCGCTTCTACTTCTGCTGACCTTTTACCTTATGGAAAATTCCGTATCGTTGAAAGTGAAGCTCCCGACGGTTACTTAACTGACGGTGCAAAACCGATTGACTTTGCAATCACAGAGAATGGAAAAATCGTGGACTTAACCGACGAAGCCCACTCTATCTACAATCAGATTAAGCGTGGGGATATTGAGGGAGTGAAAATCGGTGCAGGCACACACAAGCGTCTTGCTGATGTTCCCTTTAGGATCACAAGCAAGACGACGGGAGAAAGTCATGTTGTAGTTACTGATGATAACGGGCAATTCTCCACTTCTGCTGAATGGACTTCTCATAAGCACAATACTAACGCAGGCAAGACCAGCGAGGACGGTGTGTGGTTTGGAACTTCTGAAGCAGACGACAGCAAAGGTGCATTGCCTTATGATACTTACATCATTGAAGAAATGCGTTGCGATAGTAACAAAGGCTTTGAACTTATCCCACCTTTTGAAATCGTGGTATCAAGAAATAACCTTGTGATTGATTTAGGGACTTTGACTGATGAATACGAAAAAGAAATCTCTATCCATACCACAGCGACCAGCAAAGACAGCGAAAAGACTATCCTTGCAGGAAAAGAGGTAACAATCGTCGATACTGTCAAATTAGACGGGCTTACAAAAGGTACAAAATATCAGCTCAAAGGCTGGCAGATGTTAAAGGAAGAAAATGCAGAGCTTATCATTGACGGAAAACGTGTGGAAAATGACTATACTTTTATCGCTGATGATGAAGAAATGAAAGTGGAAATTTCTTATACATTCAATGCGTCCGAGCTTGGCGGTAAAAATCTGGTAACATTCGAGGAATTATACGATTTAAGCAATCCAGACGAACCCGTGAAAGTTGCGGAACACAAAGACATTGAGGACGACGGACAAACTGTATTGATTACAGAACGTATCATCAAGATACATACGACTGCTACCGACAAAGACGGCAACAAAGAGATTGAAGCTGGAAAAGACGTTACAATCATTGATACCGTAACCTTAGAGGGCTTGGAAGTCGGTACACAGTACAAACTTGTAGGCTGGCAGATGTTGAAAGAAGAAAATGCAGAACTTCTTATCAATGGGAAACGTGTGGAAAGTGATTACACCTTTACCGCTGACAGCGAAACTATGAAAGCGGAAGTTGCCTTTACCTTTGACGCTACTTCTTTTGACGGCAAACAGCTTGTAACTTTTGAAGAATTGTACGATTTCAGCAATCCAGACGAGCCGAAGAAAGTTACGGAGCATAAGGACATTGAGGACGAGGGACAGACGATTACCTTTAAGGAAAAGCCAGAAGAACCAGAAGAACCAGAGAAACCCGAAACACCACAGACACCAGAAAAGCCTAGCAGACCGAACGACAGTCCCAAAACGGGCGACACCACAAATGTCATGGCGTTTCTTGTGATGTTGCTTACATCTGCTGGTGGACTGGCTGGAACATATCTTTACAAACGCCGTAAAATGAAGAAATCATAA
- a CDS encoding DUF4143 domain-containing protein, translating into MNALLEAYFFYDIKRFNIKGKEFLRTLGKYYIVDIGLRNYLLGFRDRDSGHAIENVVYFELLRRGYDVSIGKVDNSEVDFIATKVDDKLYVQVTETMTSKDVRKRELPPLQKISDNYEKIILSLNTGMDSSYDGIKPINLIDWLISE; encoded by the coding sequence GTGAATGCGCTACTGGAAGCATACTTCTTCTATGACATCAAGAGATTTAATATTAAAGGAAAGGAATTCTTACGTACTCTTGGAAAGTATTATATTGTTGATATCGGACTTAGAAACTATCTGCTTGGATTCAGGGATCGTGATAGCGGACATGCAATAGAAAATGTTGTTTACTTTGAACTGCTACGTAGAGGCTATGATGTCTCTATTGGTAAAGTGGATAATTCCGAAGTGGATTTTATCGCAACAAAAGTAGATGACAAACTTTATGTTCAGGTCACAGAGACCATGACCAGCAAAGATGTTCGCAAGCGAGAATTACCACCACTCCAGAAAATCAGCGATAACTACGAAAAAATAATTCTATCCTTAAATACCGGAATGGATTCTTCCTATGATGGTATTAAACCCATCAACTTGATTGATTGGTTGATTTCAGAATAA